The proteins below come from a single Nitrospira sp. genomic window:
- a CDS encoding NADH-quinone oxidoreductase subunit M: MADYTLLIILFAPFLGALALIFVSNRQVSLVRGVAAGSAFITLIASVYLFYAYDPVKGGYQFIQRIEWSRQLGISLHLGVDGIGTPLVLASGILLFAGIFVSWHIKDRMKEFYIWILILAAATIGVFMSLDLFFLYFFYEMSVIPMYLLLGMWGSHTKKYLEMTDPEGLKQRDSVGFIFNFGANSKEYAAMKLVLFLSAFAVAALMGILLIYKFSGLNTFDILVLREKAHFSGPLATLIWLLIFFGFASIAPIWPLHSWSPVGHAAAPAATSMLHAGVLMKLGHFSIIRVAFEILPETTRELMPIAAVLCIFSIIYGGLVAYYARDTKYVIGYSSSSHMGYVFLGMAALDYISLSGAVIYMFAHAMATGMLFAMAGWVYDQTHTRDIPSLGGLSNRMPFISAAFVIGCMASIGMPGTVNFIAEVMIIVGSWNKYPFQVVIAVLGIVLTMAYLFKMMRGLFYGSMAEKYSHSHDAVAVVDRMPLLVMIMVSVSFGIFPGHLYSVVRSGVDPLIARITKVVPVAEQPTHIPLASSPISPVSASHEAIAKVTPR; this comes from the coding sequence ATGGCTGATTACACACTGCTCATCATTCTCTTTGCGCCGTTTCTCGGGGCGCTCGCGCTCATCTTCGTCTCCAACCGCCAGGTCTCGCTGGTACGCGGCGTGGCGGCCGGCTCAGCCTTTATCACTCTGATCGCGTCCGTGTATCTCTTTTACGCCTACGACCCGGTGAAGGGCGGCTATCAGTTCATCCAACGGATTGAATGGTCGCGCCAACTAGGTATCTCCCTCCATCTGGGCGTGGACGGCATCGGCACCCCGCTGGTCCTCGCGTCGGGCATTTTGCTCTTCGCAGGCATTTTCGTGTCCTGGCATATCAAAGACCGGATGAAGGAGTTTTACATCTGGATCTTGATTCTCGCGGCGGCGACCATCGGCGTCTTCATGTCGCTCGATCTGTTTTTCCTCTACTTCTTCTACGAAATGTCAGTCATCCCCATGTATTTGCTCTTGGGCATGTGGGGAAGTCACACGAAGAAATATCTCGAAATGACCGACCCGGAAGGCTTGAAGCAGCGTGACTCCGTCGGGTTTATTTTCAACTTCGGCGCCAACAGTAAGGAATATGCGGCCATGAAGCTGGTCCTGTTCCTCTCTGCGTTCGCCGTCGCCGCGCTCATGGGGATCTTGCTCATCTATAAGTTCTCCGGCCTCAATACCTTCGATATTCTGGTGCTTCGTGAAAAGGCGCATTTCTCCGGCCCGTTGGCGACGCTCATCTGGCTGCTGATCTTTTTTGGATTTGCCTCCATCGCCCCGATCTGGCCGCTGCACTCCTGGTCTCCCGTTGGTCACGCAGCCGCACCGGCCGCAACCAGCATGTTGCACGCCGGCGTGCTCATGAAGCTGGGGCACTTCTCCATCATCCGGGTGGCGTTTGAAATCCTCCCTGAAACCACCCGCGAGCTCATGCCCATTGCCGCCGTCCTCTGCATTTTCAGCATCATTTACGGCGGCCTCGTCGCCTACTATGCCAGGGACACCAAATACGTCATCGGGTACTCCAGTTCCAGCCACATGGGCTATGTCTTCCTGGGCATGGCGGCATTGGACTACATCAGTCTCAGCGGTGCCGTGATCTATATGTTCGCTCACGCCATGGCCACCGGCATGCTTTTCGCCATGGCCGGATGGGTCTATGACCAAACGCACACGCGGGACATCCCGTCACTCGGCGGCCTCTCCAACCGCATGCCGTTCATCTCCGCTGCCTTTGTGATCGGCTGCATGGCCTCCATCGGCATGCCAGGCACCGTGAATTTCATCGCGGAGGTCATGATCATCGTCGGCAGTTGGAACAAGTACCCATTCCAGGTCGTCATCGCCGTGCTCGGCATCGTTTTGACCATGGCCTATCTCTTCAAGATGATGCGCGGTCTCTTCTACGGCTCGATGGCCGAGAAATATAGTCACTCCCACGACGCCGTCGCCGTGGTGGACCGCATGCCACTCCTCGTCATGATTATGGTCAGCGTGAGTTTTGGCATTTTCCCCGGACACCTCTATTCCGTCGTTCGCTCCGGCGTGGACCCGCTGATTGCACGCATCACGAAAGTGGTACCGGTCGCGGAGCAACCGACTCACATTCCACTTGCCAGTTCGCCCATTTCGCCGGTGTCGGCATCGCATGAGGCGATCGCGAAGGTGACCCCGCGATGA